ATCATAATAGGTATGCGTTAGTGGCACCGGCTTAGGGTGTGCATATATTGTTTGGTTATCGGCAGTAATAACACGGGTATAATGGCAACACATAATATAGCCAGGATTAGATTTTAAAAAATCTACCTGTTTTTGCAACTTATAGTTATCTGTCCAATAATCGTCGCCCTCGCAAAGTGCTATATATGTACCTTTACACGCTTCAACACACCTAATAAAATTACGGTGAAAACCTATGTTTTCAGGAGATGTAAGCACCTTGATCTTCCCCGGGTATTTAACCGAAAACTGATTGATAATGAGCAATGTATTATCAGTAGAACAATCGTCGCCAATAATTATTTCGAATTTGAAATTTGTTTGCTGCATCACGAAATTATCGATAGCCTGCGCAATAAATTTTTCGTGATTATACGTAATACAGCAAATACTAACTGTAATTTCAGTTCCATTCATATTTTGCCGTTTTTTACATTTAATTCCCATTCAATTTTATCCGTTACCAGCTTACCAAAGCGATCTGGCCTCGGTTGGCTTCCCTCGGTAAAATTTTGAGTTCGTAGTAACAAACGGCAAATCAGATCCAAATCTGACAATCCTAAAGTATGATATAAAGGAAGACACAAAATGCGGGACGCTATACTGTCGCAAATAGGCATTTCCGAACTGTTTACATACGGTAAACTTGATAAAGAAGGAAAAAAATACCTACGACTGTATATTTGCGCCAATTCAAGTTTGGCCTTGCTCTCCAACATTAGCTCCTCCGAACTAAACAAAACCGGGAAATACGCGTAATTATAATCGTCGGCATTTTCAACTTTTTGAAATTGAACATCCAGGTTAGTTAACCGCAGCATATATTGCTCGGTTAAATACCTTCTTTTTTTCAATATCTCATCGGCATAGCGTAAATTACAAAGGCCCATAGCTGCATGAAATTCGCAGTTTTTTGCATTGATGCCTTGTTCTGAAAAGCAATCAACTCCAGAAAAACCGAAATTGCGCATCAACGCCAATTTTCTTAGAATTTCCGGATCCTGGGTAAATACTGCGCCCCCTTCTATGGTATGAAATAACTTTGTTGAATGAAAACTGGTTGTGCTGATATCGCCATATTCGAATACCGACCGGTTTTTATACAAGGTACCAAAGCAATGTGCTGCATCGTAAATAACTTTTAAACCATACCTGTCGGCAATGTCCTGTATAGCCGCAATATCGCAAGGGTTACCAAAAACATGCGTAGCCAATATTGCTGTTGTTTTTGAGGTAATTGCAGCTTCAATTTTAGCGGGATCGATATTATAGGTTTCCGGATCAATATCAACAAAAACGGGAGTGCATTCTTGCCAAACAATTGCGCTTGTTGTTGCCACAAAAGAAAATGGCGTGGTAATAATCTCGCCATGTAATGACAATGCTTTAATTGCAAGCTGTAACGCAATTGTACCGTTTGCAACATATAACAAATGATTAACACCCAGGTATTCTTTAAGCTTCAGTTCAAGCGTATTTACCAACGGACCATTATTTGTGAGCCACTGGCGTTCCCAAATACTTTTCACATAATCGCAAAATTCTGTTTCTGTAGGCAGAAACGGCTTGGTTACAGGTATCATTTTTTAAGAATTAATTGGTTAAAATCTTTAATCGCCGAAAGTTTCACTAATAAGCCTGCACCAAAATAAACACCAAAATAAATTATGAAAACAATGCCAATTTGCATAATTGCGGGGGTATAAAGGCTGGTTAGTAACATATCGAGAAAGTAACAAGTAAAACCTAACGTACCGGCTATAGCCAAAATGGGAAAAATATCCTCAATTTGTTCCCTTACCGGGTAGGCTATTAGCCTGCCACTATAAACTGAATTGATGTAATAAGCAATAAGGTTAAAAAATAGCTGAAAATACAACAGACCGTATATCCCAAAGGGGATGAAAAGCAAAATTCCGGCAACGCTTAATATTTTTTTTAGCACCTCCAACTTAAAAAACAGAGCGCTTTTACCCAATACTTTTAAAATATTCAGATTATATACATGAAGTGGGTACATAATACCGCAAAGACATAATATCTTAAAAAAAGGCACAGCGGGTAACCACTTATCTGTTAATAAAATATGAAAAAGCGGCTTAGCAATTAAACTCAGAAATATTAGCGCCGGTGCATTCCAAAACACAACCTGTTGCATTAGCTTTTTATAAACATCTTTTAAACGCACCGGATCATGGGCTATTTGTGCAAACATTGGGTAAGCAACCTTATTAACCGCGGTAGAAATATTACTTATAGGCAGCTGACTAATAGTATCTGCACGCCAATAAAAACCAAGCAGGCTTGCAGAAAAATATTTGCCAATAATTATTAAGTAAAGATTTTGATAAACAGTATCCAACAAACCAGATAAAGTCATTTTATAACCAAACGAGAAATGTTTTTTGAAACACTCCTTGTCAAACAATAAAGCCGGCCGCCACGGCGAATAGATCCAATGCATAGCTGTTGATAAAAAAGATGTACATAGTCCCATCCAAACCAGGCTCCATACCCCATAACCTAACCTTGCAAGCAGGATGCCCAAAAGCCCTCCCCCAATGGCTGCCGGAATCTGAATGTTTGTTTGCAGTTTAAACTTCATATCTTTTACCAGTAAAGTACTTTGAACACCAAAAAAGGCATTGATAATTAAAATAAGTCCGTATACACGTACAATGGCTGTTAAAAGTGGCTGTTTATAAAAATCGGCAATGAAAGGGGCAGCAAAAAATAATACACCATATAAAAAACAACTGCCCAACAGGTTAAAATAGAAAATTGTCGAAAAATCGCGCTCATCTGCATCCGGGGTGCGTATCAGCGAAGCTGTTAAACCACTATCTAACAGCGAATTACCAATTGCTATAAAAATTGCCAACATGGCTATCAGGCCAAACTGAGCGGGGTCAAGCATACGGGCCAGAAATAAGGAGATCAGGAACCCAACAATTTTTGAACTCACCTGCTGCCATAAGGACCATAGAATGCCCGATACGGTTTTTTCTTTATAATTCATCTGAGTGATATTACAGGCGTGCGTTTACCAGGCCATCCGGTAAAAAAGCTTTCAGATCATACAGCACAGTGTGAGGTTTACAAAGGCTGGCTAAATTGAGGTCTTTAAACTCATTATGAGCAACCGCGAGTAAAATACCGTCGTATTTTCTTTCTTTCGATTCGCCGTTTTCGCAGGTTATGCCGTAAATCCGGTTTGCCTGCTCGGCATTAGCCCAAGGGTCATGAACATGCACCTTTATCTTATATTCTTCTAACCGTTTAACAATATCTATTACCCGGGTGTTTCTTACATCGGGGCAGTTTTCTTTAAAAGTAAAGCCAAGTACCAGCACTTCGGCATCTATCAGCGATGTTCCTTTGCGCGTTATTTGCTTTATAAACTGATCGGCAACGTAAGCGCCCATTGAATCGTTTATGCGGCGTCCGGCTAAAATAATCTCAGGGTGATACCCAGCTTCCTGGGCCTTTTGAGCAAGGTAATATGGATCGACCCCAATACAATGCCCGCCAACCAAACCCGGTCTGAAATTTAAAAAATTCCATTTTGTACCAGCAGCTTCCAATACCTTATTTGTGTCAATCCCAAGTTTATTAAAAATCATGGCAAGCTCATTTACGAAAGCTATGTTGATGTCGCGCTGGGCATTTTCAATTACCTTTGCGGCCTCGGCCACTTTTATCGAATCGGCCTTAAAGGTACCAGCTGTAATAACGGAGTTGTAAAGTTTATCTACGATGTCTGCAGTTTCGGCCGTTGAGCCCGAAGTGATCTTCCGGATATTTGCTACCGTGTGATACTTATCTCCCGGATTAATTCGCTCGGGGGAGTAGCCTGCAAAAAAATCGACATTATAACGTAATCCAGATACTTTCTCTAATATGGGCATGCATTCGTCTTCGGTAACACCCGGATAAACCGTCGACTCATAAATCACAATATCACCTTTTTTAAGTACTTTCCCAATCAACATGCTGGCGTTTATTAAAGGTGTCAGATCGGGGCGATTGTTCTTATCAACGGGTGTTGGCACTGTTACAATGTATCTTGTACATGGTCGTAATTTTTCGATATCGTCTGTAAAAAACAACCCTGTTTGTGTTGTACACACCGGCGTTATCACTGCATTCAATTCATCTTCGCTAATTTCTAAAGTATGATCGATACCGGTTTTCAGCTGGTTAATTCTGGCTAAATTTATATCGAAACCAAATACTTTATACTTTTTTGCGAACTCAACGGCCAGGGGCAAGCCCACATACCCAAGACCTATAATTCCAATTTTTGGTTGGTACTGTTCAATTTTCATGGTTTTGATTTGAATTTTGTATAGTTAAATTTTGCATAAGAACACGCGTTACCAAAGCACAGTTAATACTGTCAAACACCATTAAAACGTGCTTGCCTTTAATTTCAACCACTTTGCCTGTTTGATTGGTAAGCACACCGGCCTTTATTTTCACAACATCGCCTATCGCTAATCCTTCCAGGCTTATCATCTCTAAGTCTTTGTAATTGTCAAGGTTGTACTTTATTTGGTCGATAATATTATCTCTCACCACAGCTGGTCTGCCCATATAATACACATAGCCCATTACGCCTAAAACGTACAGTACTTTGGCCTGTTCAAAAAGATCAACCCTTACAAACACGTACGAACTAAACAAGGGCAGGCTTACCTCTTTTTTCCTATCAGCCCATTGGTTAACAACTTCCCTGACAGGGCAATATGATTCGACGCCTTGCTGCTTTAACAATTTGTCAACCTTTTTTTCCCAGCGGGGCCTGGTATAAATTACAAGCCATTTTTTTTCGCGCAAATTTGATATCGACACTTTCGAGGTATTTAATGAAGATTGCATGTTGGTATTTATTTGTAAAAGGCAGTATTTAAGGATTGGCTACGGCTTCGCCATCTCACTTACATGATGCGGCTATTTGTTTTTTGATATGTGCGTTTAAGCAAAGGGCTTAAAGCAAGCAAACTGAAAATGCAGCCCTATTTAGCTTGGGGTTGCTTTTGAAAAACACTGTTCCTGGCTGGCTCACTACTTTATATAGCTTCGCCAATCCACTTACAGGGCCTATTTTTTAAATTATGCTACAAAAGATTATTAGCGGACAGATTATTACGTAAAGAATAATTACTATACGCCGTACGGAACGTAACCATAGCCCCCGTACGCATAGGCATCACGATTTTGCTTTTTTGCATCGTTTAAGACAACCATAATATTTTTCAATTTCCCGTTATCATAAATATCCTTCAGTATGTCTAATTGTTGGGTGCTGGTATAGTTATAACGCACCAGGTAAATACTTAAGTCGGCAAAGCTGGCCAGACTTAGCGCATCTGAAACTGCGCCCACCGGCGAAGTATCAACAATTATATAATCAAATTGGGCTTTGCACCAGTCGAACAACTGCTCAACCCGTGCGTCCATCAATAACTCCGATGGCCTTTCAGAAAGTGTACCACAACCCAAAACAAACAGGTTATCCGATTCACCAACGGGCTGAATGTATTCATACAAAGAGTCTATATCACCTTCTATATAATCGGCCACCCCCTTTGTTTGCGCCAGGTTCAGGCTTTTCAGGAGATCTGGCCTTCGCAAATCAAATTCAATGATGAGTACTCGTTTACTTAATAAAGCGAGCGTAATTCCAAGGTTAACGCTGAAGAACGTTTTGCCCTCGCCCTTCATGGTAGATGTAACCAATATTGTTTTTTGCGGCAGGCCCTGGTTTAAAATACCTATATTACTACGGATGTATCTGAACAATTCAGAAATGACGGTTGTACGCCCTTTATGTACAGCAATTGCGCCCGCAAGTTCTTGATTATGGCTTAGTTCGCCAAGTACCCTAACTCCTGGTATTTCTAATAAATTGGCTGTAGTTGTAACTTTTGCATTAAATTTTTGCCTGAAAAAAATTGAAAACCCGGGAATTAACAAGCCAATTACTCCGCCAAGCAAATATGTTAATTGCTCCTTTGGAAATTCAGGAACAGGATCATACGCCGGTCTGTCGACAATTTGTGATGAGGGAATAGTTGCCGAAAGAGATAAGGCCGTTTCCTCGCGCTTTTGCAATAAATATTGATAGAGGTTTGTTTTTACGCCTTGCTCGCGACTGCGCTGCAATAACCCTCTTTCAATGGCGGGTACCGACTGGATCCGCGAATCATATTGGGCCGAATTTTGCTTAAGAAGCGTATGTCCTATCATAAACCCTTTTTTAATATTTGTTAAATTCTCCTTTATGTTGGTACGCAAACTTGCAATCTGGCGGCTCAAATCCTGTACCAACGGATTGCTGAGGTTGGCGGTGTTTAACATCCGGTTCCTTTCCAACTGAAGGTCGTTGAATCTGCTTACAAGTGAATTTAAAACCGGGTCTTTCAATCCCATAGTGCTTGGAACCGCGTTAAATTGATTACCGGATTGGTTTAGATAAAATTCCATCGATTTTACAATGCCAAGTTGAACATTTGATTCTTCAAGTAACTGGTTATATTCTGCCGACTTTGTAAGATTGACCTGATTACCGGCATTAATTTCAGATGCTCCGCTTTGTTGTTTATAGGTTTCGATGTCTTTTTCGGCAGCTGACAGATCATCCTCCATTGTCTTGAGCCGTTTATCGATAAATAAAATGGTATTAAGTGCTGTTATATTCTTTTTCTTAACAGTTTCATCATTATAAGTACTAATAATATTGTTAAGTATTGCCACCCCGCGCTCTGGCACGGCATCATTAATGCTCAACAATAGCGTGTTAGACTCTTTAATTACCGGGTTTACCTGCAGTAATCCGGCACTGTACAAGGCAGCCAGGGTTTTTAAATTATTAAACCTGATGGTAACCTGTTTATCTGTAGTAGCAAAACCAGGCCCTTTTTCAACTTTGAATGCACAATCCTTATGATTCACAACTTGTCCGTAACGATATAACCAACTCTTCTTTTCGACGGTTAATAAAAACTTATCTCCGGAATAATTTTGAAGGTGAAGTTTTTTCAAATACGCCCCATTACTCAATTTAACTACCGTTACAATAAAAGGGCGGTCATCACCATAATATTCTTTGGTTTTAAAAGCAGCTTCATCAAAATAAGAAACTTCAAGATTCAGTCGTTCAAAAACATTATAAATCAAATCTTTTGAGCGCAAAACTTCAATTTCATTATCTACTGTTTTTGCTTCCTGAAACATATTCAAATCACTAAACGCTGTTGCCTTGAGTATGCCGTCTCCTTTTTTATCGTCGGGAATAAGTAACGTACTTGTTATTTTATACCTGGGTGTAACATAATGAAGATACCCCCAGGCAACCAGCAAACAAACAAACAGGCCTGCCAGAAAAGCGTACCAATTTTTTAAGTATGGCATTGCTTTAGTCTTGAAGTCACCTCCTGGCAAGGTTTGTTTTGGTTTAGCGTTAATGTCCATGTCGGCTTTTTTTAACATTATGAAAAGGGGTATCAATTATCTTTTTAAAAGTACAGCTGCTAATACTGCTACAGCAGATATAGAAGCGATTATCAGGGGCATCAGGCGTGTATTTTGACTATACTCAACTGCTTTTGACCGGTCGGGCTCTATATAAACTATATCATTTTGCTTCAGGTTGAAATAGGGCGATTTCATCGACTCGAGTTTGTTCAGGTTCAACCTTGTCATGGTTTTATTTCCGTCTTCATTTCTGATGATCAAAACGTTTTCGCGCCTTCCATAAACGGTCATGTCGCCGGCAAGGCCCAGTGCTTCAAGTACATTTACCTGTTCGTCGTTAATAATGAAGGTTGCTGGTTTGTTAACTTCGCCGATAACTGTAATTTTGAAATTACTCAACCTTAAGTCCACAACCGGCGATTTCACATGTTGCATTAACTGCGTCGCTATTGCTGTTTGGGCATCTTCAACGCTAAGGCCCCCAATTTTAATCTCACCAATCAACGGAAGTTGAATATTGCCATTTTTATCTACTTTGTAGCCTTCAGAGCCTGGCCTT
The genomic region above belongs to Mucilaginibacter sp. KACC 22773 and contains:
- a CDS encoding glycosyltransferase family 2 protein — encoded protein: MNGTEITVSICCITYNHEKFIAQAIDNFVMQQTNFKFEIIIGDDCSTDNTLLIINQFSVKYPGKIKVLTSPENIGFHRNFIRCVEACKGTYIALCEGDDYWTDNYKLQKQVDFLKSNPGYIMCCHYTRVITADNQTIYAHPKPVPLTHTYYDLLAGKQDETKTATVLYRNLPIVHSLFLSKLFFNCYAGDKIFKLYATFHTGKKVYVMPEVMSCYRNHQGGIWSMINANTRMKRMISDFDLIIRNFSYPTLLRRKLLGLYIKRYLFFELSNLQIKRAYNTVKYLL
- a CDS encoding DegT/DnrJ/EryC1/StrS family aminotransferase, which encodes MIPVTKPFLPTETEFCDYVKSIWERQWLTNNGPLVNTLELKLKEYLGVNHLLYVANGTIALQLAIKALSLHGEIITTPFSFVATTSAIVWQECTPVFVDIDPETYNIDPAKIEAAITSKTTAILATHVFGNPCDIAAIQDIADRYGLKVIYDAAHCFGTLYKNRSVFEYGDISTTSFHSTKLFHTIEGGAVFTQDPEILRKLALMRNFGFSGVDCFSEQGINAKNCEFHAAMGLCNLRYADEILKKRRYLTEQYMLRLTNLDVQFQKVENADDYNYAYFPVLFSSEELMLESKAKLELAQIYSRRYFFPSLSSLPYVNSSEMPICDSIASRILCLPLYHTLGLSDLDLICRLLLRTQNFTEGSQPRPDRFGKLVTDKIEWELNVKNGKI
- a CDS encoding lipopolysaccharide biosynthesis protein, whose product is MNYKEKTVSGILWSLWQQVSSKIVGFLISLFLARMLDPAQFGLIAMLAIFIAIGNSLLDSGLTASLIRTPDADERDFSTIFYFNLLGSCFLYGVLFFAAPFIADFYKQPLLTAIVRVYGLILIINAFFGVQSTLLVKDMKFKLQTNIQIPAAIGGGLLGILLARLGYGVWSLVWMGLCTSFLSTAMHWIYSPWRPALLFDKECFKKHFSFGYKMTLSGLLDTVYQNLYLIIIGKYFSASLLGFYWRADTISQLPISNISTAVNKVAYPMFAQIAHDPVRLKDVYKKLMQQVVFWNAPALIFLSLIAKPLFHILLTDKWLPAVPFFKILCLCGIMYPLHVYNLNILKVLGKSALFFKLEVLKKILSVAGILLFIPFGIYGLLYFQLFFNLIAYYINSVYSGRLIAYPVREQIEDIFPILAIAGTLGFTCYFLDMLLTSLYTPAIMQIGIVFIIYFGVYFGAGLLVKLSAIKDFNQLILKK
- a CDS encoding nucleotide sugar dehydrogenase, with amino-acid sequence MKIEQYQPKIGIIGLGYVGLPLAVEFAKKYKVFGFDINLARINQLKTGIDHTLEISEDELNAVITPVCTTQTGLFFTDDIEKLRPCTRYIVTVPTPVDKNNRPDLTPLINASMLIGKVLKKGDIVIYESTVYPGVTEDECMPILEKVSGLRYNVDFFAGYSPERINPGDKYHTVANIRKITSGSTAETADIVDKLYNSVITAGTFKADSIKVAEAAKVIENAQRDINIAFVNELAMIFNKLGIDTNKVLEAAGTKWNFLNFRPGLVGGHCIGVDPYYLAQKAQEAGYHPEIILAGRRINDSMGAYVADQFIKQITRKGTSLIDAEVLVLGFTFKENCPDVRNTRVIDIVKRLEEYKIKVHVHDPWANAEQANRIYGITCENGESKERKYDGILLAVAHNEFKDLNLASLCKPHTVLYDLKAFLPDGLVNARL
- a CDS encoding UpxY family transcription antiterminator codes for the protein MQSSLNTSKVSISNLREKKWLVIYTRPRWEKKVDKLLKQQGVESYCPVREVVNQWADRKKEVSLPLFSSYVFVRVDLFEQAKVLYVLGVMGYVYYMGRPAVVRDNIIDQIKYNLDNYKDLEMISLEGLAIGDVVKIKAGVLTNQTGKVVEIKGKHVLMVFDSINCALVTRVLMQNLTIQNSNQNHEN
- a CDS encoding GumC family protein, which encodes MLKKADMDINAKPKQTLPGGDFKTKAMPYLKNWYAFLAGLFVCLLVAWGYLHYVTPRYKITSTLLIPDDKKGDGILKATAFSDLNMFQEAKTVDNEIEVLRSKDLIYNVFERLNLEVSYFDEAAFKTKEYYGDDRPFIVTVVKLSNGAYLKKLHLQNYSGDKFLLTVEKKSWLYRYGQVVNHKDCAFKVEKGPGFATTDKQVTIRFNNLKTLAALYSAGLLQVNPVIKESNTLLLSINDAVPERGVAILNNIISTYNDETVKKKNITALNTILFIDKRLKTMEDDLSAAEKDIETYKQQSGASEINAGNQVNLTKSAEYNQLLEESNVQLGIVKSMEFYLNQSGNQFNAVPSTMGLKDPVLNSLVSRFNDLQLERNRMLNTANLSNPLVQDLSRQIASLRTNIKENLTNIKKGFMIGHTLLKQNSAQYDSRIQSVPAIERGLLQRSREQGVKTNLYQYLLQKREETALSLSATIPSSQIVDRPAYDPVPEFPKEQLTYLLGGVIGLLIPGFSIFFRQKFNAKVTTTANLLEIPGVRVLGELSHNQELAGAIAVHKGRTTVISELFRYIRSNIGILNQGLPQKTILVTSTMKGEGKTFFSVNLGITLALLSKRVLIIEFDLRRPDLLKSLNLAQTKGVADYIEGDIDSLYEYIQPVGESDNLFVLGCGTLSERPSELLMDARVEQLFDWCKAQFDYIIVDTSPVGAVSDALSLASFADLSIYLVRYNYTSTQQLDILKDIYDNGKLKNIMVVLNDAKKQNRDAYAYGGYGYVPYGV
- a CDS encoding polysaccharide biosynthesis/export family protein, which gives rise to MIISCIVSLMMLSGCAARRDLVYFSNMAETATVNKSQDQQVLIKRGDVVNITLNSLSPESNNLFYGNKNMGTNPRPGSEGYKVDKNGNIQLPLIGEIKIGGLSVEDAQTAIATQLMQHVKSPVVDLRLSNFKITVIGEVNKPATFIINDEQVNVLEALGLAGDMTVYGRRENVLIIRNEDGNKTMTRLNLNKLESMKSPYFNLKQNDIVYIEPDRSKAVEYSQNTRLMPLIIASISAVAVLAAVLLKR